A genomic segment from Rhodopirellula islandica encodes:
- a CDS encoding flavin reductase family protein — protein MIIDPNDVSISSVYESMVALITPRPIAWVSTLSPDGVANLAPYSFFGGVGANPPTVMFCPVNRLDGTAKDTLANVRANGQFVVNVVTEEFAESMKETAADVRPDEDEFVLTGLQKAPSVKVDVPRVADVVAAMECEMLTSMQLGPGRGGANLVVGRIVSFYVADSVTGTNGLPDPERIFTIGRMGGPRYTRTRDRFE, from the coding sequence ATGATCATCGACCCCAATGACGTATCGATCAGCTCGGTCTATGAATCCATGGTCGCGCTGATCACACCTCGGCCGATTGCCTGGGTTTCGACTCTTTCACCGGACGGTGTCGCGAACCTTGCTCCGTACAGTTTCTTTGGCGGTGTGGGTGCCAACCCGCCGACGGTGATGTTCTGTCCGGTCAATCGGTTGGACGGAACCGCCAAGGACACGCTCGCCAATGTTCGCGCGAACGGCCAGTTCGTGGTGAACGTGGTCACGGAGGAATTTGCGGAATCCATGAAAGAAACGGCGGCGGACGTGCGGCCCGATGAAGACGAATTCGTCTTGACCGGTTTGCAAAAGGCACCTTCAGTCAAAGTCGATGTGCCTCGTGTGGCCGATGTTGTCGCCGCGATGGAATGTGAAATGTTGACCTCCATGCAATTGGGGCCCGGGCGGGGAGGTGCCAACTTGGTTGTCGGTCGCATCGTTTCTTTCTACGTCGCAGATTCCGTGACAGGAACGAATGGATTGCCAGATCCGGAAAGAATTTTCACGATCGGTCGAATGGGTGGTCCGAGATACACACGGACTCGGGACCGCTTCGAATGA
- a CDS encoding inositol monophosphatase family protein: MDNAHLRLAVDAARAGAAELMSRRIDRVVSEKAPKDLVTDADLASQKAIREMLTQAYPEYAFVGEEEGENDPPANVRAGDPDAPPCWVVDPLDGTINFVHRLQSFAVSIGLYAAGKMRLGVIYDPTRDEMFTAIDGQGAHCNGQKMSASGCTAMDESLVACSFRAGVTADSPEVTRFVKVLEKCRSLRRLGSCALNMCYVADGRLDGYWATNVAAWDSAAGTVIARESGAVLEGYGGAEFDDWNPKFCVSATPELQSLLTQQLSDT; encoded by the coding sequence ATGGACAATGCCCATTTGAGGCTGGCCGTTGACGCGGCGCGCGCCGGAGCCGCTGAATTGATGTCACGACGCATCGATCGCGTCGTGAGCGAGAAAGCTCCCAAAGACCTTGTCACCGACGCTGACCTCGCATCGCAAAAAGCGATCCGCGAAATGCTGACCCAGGCCTACCCGGAATACGCATTTGTTGGCGAAGAAGAGGGTGAAAACGATCCGCCCGCCAACGTCCGTGCTGGGGATCCAGACGCTCCCCCGTGCTGGGTCGTGGACCCGCTGGATGGAACGATCAACTTCGTTCATCGACTGCAGAGCTTTGCGGTTTCCATCGGACTGTACGCCGCTGGCAAAATGCGACTGGGTGTCATCTACGATCCCACGCGAGATGAAATGTTCACCGCAATCGATGGACAAGGCGCCCATTGCAACGGGCAAAAAATGTCCGCCAGCGGATGCACGGCGATGGACGAAAGCCTGGTTGCCTGCAGCTTTCGAGCGGGCGTGACCGCGGATTCCCCCGAGGTCACTCGGTTCGTGAAGGTGCTCGAAAAGTGTCGTTCGTTGCGACGCTTGGGTTCGTGCGCCCTCAACATGTGCTACGTCGCTGATGGACGACTCGATGGGTACTGGGCCACCAACGTCGCGGCCTGGGATTCCGCTGCCGGAACCGTCATCGCTCGTGAATCAGGTGCCGTCTTGGAAGGCTATGGCGGCGCGGAATTTGATGATTGGAACCCCAAGTTCTGCGTGTCGGCCACACCGGAACTGCAGTCGCTTCTGACCCAACAATTGAGCGACACATGA
- a CDS encoding serine/threonine-protein kinase, with protein MPATTRYEPVPTITYLGEQSSQCDPKLVSRYDELTRRRKMNWTGHYNLRRMLGRGGQGEVYLTEHRGTDGFTVPVAMKIFSPERFPDARSYDEAMQRIASIAARIALIQHDNLLDVQNFFERDRIRVMLMEWVDGYDLRQLVMPKCLELLRDHITPKRWKYINDVIITEGPEQSRFKPGVAVAIVRECLAALAALHRDGIVHGDVKPANIMLKRSGHAKLIDMGSSIDYRNPPKDRECTPLYAAPEVLDNLDATPRSDLASVGYVLVELLSGFNPFNNTKNLGELLQAKRELPMNLERILPEEVLRNALLMNFLRGLIAPDPTLRFISAEAAEHVEQGAAAFHRQLIIGNMSTEYDNDIRLWLEELRRLEND; from the coding sequence ATGCCTGCAACCACACGCTACGAACCTGTTCCGACGATCACTTATCTCGGAGAGCAATCCAGCCAATGCGATCCTAAATTGGTATCGCGTTACGATGAACTGACGCGTCGTCGTAAGATGAACTGGACCGGCCACTACAACCTTCGCCGGATGTTGGGCCGTGGCGGACAAGGCGAGGTCTACTTGACCGAGCACCGAGGCACCGACGGATTCACCGTTCCCGTTGCCATGAAGATCTTCTCGCCCGAGCGATTCCCGGATGCTCGGTCGTACGACGAAGCGATGCAACGAATCGCCTCGATCGCCGCTCGGATCGCTCTGATCCAGCACGACAATCTGCTCGACGTTCAGAACTTTTTTGAACGCGATCGCATCCGCGTGATGCTGATGGAATGGGTCGACGGATACGATCTCCGGCAACTGGTCATGCCGAAGTGCCTGGAATTGCTGCGTGATCACATCACGCCCAAGCGGTGGAAATACATCAACGATGTGATCATCACCGAAGGCCCCGAGCAATCTCGTTTCAAACCCGGCGTCGCCGTCGCCATCGTTCGCGAATGCTTGGCTGCTTTGGCGGCGCTGCACCGCGACGGCATCGTTCACGGGGATGTCAAACCCGCCAACATCATGCTGAAACGCAGTGGGCACGCGAAACTGATCGACATGGGATCGTCAATCGATTATCGCAACCCACCCAAGGATCGCGAATGCACGCCGTTGTATGCTGCTCCGGAAGTGCTCGACAACCTCGATGCAACGCCCCGCAGCGACTTGGCCAGCGTCGGCTACGTGTTGGTGGAACTGTTGTCGGGGTTCAACCCTTTCAACAACACCAAGAACCTGGGCGAATTGCTGCAAGCCAAACGCGAACTGCCAATGAATCTGGAACGGATTCTGCCCGAGGAAGTTCTGCGGAACGCGTTGTTGATGAATTTTTTACGCGGACTGATTGCCCCCGATCCAACCCTGCGATTCATTAGCGCTGAAGCAGCAGAACACGTGGAACAGGGTGCAGCGGCATTCCATCGCCAGCTCATCATTGGCAATATGTCGACAGAATACGACAATGACATTCGTTTGTGGTTGGAAGAGCTTCGCCGGTTGGAAAACGACTGA
- a CDS encoding EamA family transporter has product MEWMLMSLVSAALLGVYDLAKKLAARDNAVPMVLFASACVATSIWGPLLIVQQFAGDAFPIEFLKVQPLTWTDHGKLLAKSVLVGASWTLALFALKHLPLSIAAPIRSTSPVWTIAIAIGVLGERPTHLQWTGIAIVIASFWLFSTLGKSEGIGFATNRWVGCMLLATLLGSFSSIYDKYLLQGGRYSPATVQAWFTIYMLPVMTPLALHWWIFQRGKATPSEEISPTAPVGSNAGNLSAELNSLKNSEKEETKHSPGAPFSKGTIHTRAASQFEFRTAVWCISPLLLAADMVYFTAMANPEALVSVISTLRRCSVVVALVLGASRLGEVNLRRKAFCVAGILVGAAMILLGK; this is encoded by the coding sequence ATGGAATGGATGCTGATGTCCTTGGTGTCCGCTGCTTTGCTCGGGGTCTATGACCTGGCAAAAAAGCTGGCGGCCCGCGACAACGCTGTGCCGATGGTTCTGTTCGCCAGCGCCTGTGTCGCCACGTCCATTTGGGGCCCGTTGTTGATCGTCCAACAATTTGCGGGCGACGCCTTTCCAATTGAGTTTCTCAAAGTTCAGCCTCTGACCTGGACCGACCATGGCAAACTCCTGGCCAAAAGCGTGTTGGTCGGAGCCTCGTGGACTCTGGCATTGTTCGCGCTCAAACATTTGCCGCTGTCCATTGCCGCGCCGATCCGGTCGACCAGTCCGGTGTGGACGATTGCCATCGCAATTGGTGTTCTGGGCGAACGGCCGACCCACCTGCAGTGGACCGGCATCGCAATCGTGATCGCTTCGTTTTGGCTGTTCTCCACGCTGGGCAAATCCGAAGGCATCGGCTTTGCGACCAATCGCTGGGTCGGCTGCATGTTGTTGGCCACGCTGCTGGGCTCCTTCAGCTCGATTTACGACAAATACCTGCTTCAAGGAGGCCGTTACAGTCCCGCGACGGTTCAGGCCTGGTTCACGATTTACATGCTTCCTGTGATGACACCCCTGGCTCTGCATTGGTGGATCTTCCAGCGTGGGAAGGCAACACCCTCAGAAGAAATTTCTCCGACCGCCCCGGTGGGCTCAAATGCCGGCAATCTCTCGGCGGAATTGAATTCCCTAAAAAATTCTGAAAAGGAGGAGACAAAACACTCCCCCGGGGCCCCTTTCTCAAAGGGAACCATCCACACACGGGCTGCGTCTCAATTCGAGTTCCGAACGGCGGTTTGGTGCATCAGCCCTCTGCTATTGGCGGCGGACATGGTCTATTTCACCGCGATGGCGAACCCCGAAGCCTTGGTTTCTGTCATTTCGACGCTGCGGAGATGCAGCGTCGTTGTCGCGTTAGTATTGGGCGCATCACGATTGGGTGAGGTGAATCTTCGTCGAAAAGCATTTTGTGTGGCGGGCATCCTAGTGGGTGCAGCCATGATTCTGTTGGGAAAGTAG
- a CDS encoding nucleoside hydrolase, with amino-acid sequence MARKIIIDCDPGIDDAIALTMALFDPRLDVVAITPTAGTVDAAQANINAMGIVTLLDPARYPQLGTAIAPSDPPMQDDSHLNGPDGLGGFNFPSATRQNDHSSDKLMADLIRRHPDEITIVCLGPLTNLARLCRMDPAVLPLIDKVIISGGAVSHCGNATAVSEMNFFFDPSSAKQVLASATTKSLVPLDVTDAVTFGVDLLEKLPPISTRAGALLHKILPYKFRVSHQKLGREVIPLQDATTLISVIEPEMFQWDEMAGDVEVNGDLTRGMTVFDRRLRPEWSVNMEVARRASTSDVRDAIVRGIRYAGQQTR; translated from the coding sequence ATGGCTAGAAAGATCATCATCGACTGCGACCCCGGAATCGACGACGCCATTGCTTTGACGATGGCTCTGTTTGATCCTCGACTCGACGTTGTCGCGATCACACCGACCGCGGGAACTGTCGACGCCGCTCAGGCGAACATCAATGCAATGGGAATCGTCACCCTGTTGGACCCTGCCCGGTACCCGCAACTGGGAACAGCGATCGCGCCCAGTGATCCACCGATGCAGGACGACAGTCATCTGAACGGGCCAGATGGTTTAGGGGGTTTCAACTTTCCTTCCGCAACTCGTCAAAACGATCATTCCAGTGACAAGTTGATGGCCGACTTGATTCGCCGGCATCCGGACGAAATCACGATCGTCTGCCTGGGACCGCTGACCAACCTGGCACGTCTTTGCAGAATGGACCCGGCCGTCCTGCCCTTGATCGACAAGGTCATCATCAGCGGGGGAGCGGTCTCGCATTGCGGCAACGCGACCGCGGTGTCCGAGATGAACTTCTTCTTTGATCCCTCCAGCGCCAAACAAGTCCTGGCTTCGGCGACGACCAAGAGTTTGGTTCCATTGGATGTGACCGACGCGGTCACCTTTGGGGTGGACTTGCTCGAAAAGCTGCCGCCCATCAGCACGCGTGCAGGAGCCTTGCTCCACAAAATCTTGCCCTACAAATTCCGTGTCTCGCACCAAAAACTGGGTCGCGAAGTCATTCCATTGCAAGACGCCACCACGTTGATCTCCGTCATCGAACCCGAGATGTTCCAGTGGGATGAGATGGCTGGCGACGTGGAAGTCAACGGCGACCTGACGCGTGGCATGACCGTGTTCGATCGCCGCTTGCGTCCAGAATGGAGTGTCAACATGGAAGTGGCTCGGCGAGCCAGCACGTCCGATGTTCGAGATGCGATCGTGCGAGGCATTCGCTACGCCGGCCAACAAACCCGCTAG